From the Leptotrichia sp. oral taxon 221 genome, one window contains:
- the leuB gene encoding 3-isopropylmalate dehydrogenase, with the protein MNYKIALLKGDGIGPEIVDEAVKVLNKIGEKFGHKFEYTQGYLGGESIDKYGIPYSEETAKICKESDSILLGSVGGPKWDNVEPDKRPEKGLLAIRKDLGVYTNLRPAVLFKQLKSASPLKDEIIGEGLDVMIVRELTGGIYFGPREYSDEKAVDTLPYTKGEIERIAKKAFEIAKLRGKKITSVDKHNVLDTSKLWRKTVNELAKDYPEVEVSHMYVDNAAMQLIANPRQFDVILTDNMFGDILSDEASMLTGSLGMLPSASLGDGKVGLYEPSHGSAPDIAGQNIANPIATILSAAMMLRYAFNLTKEADAIEKAIEEVLEDGFRTVDIYTDGMKKVGTAEMGTEIANRI; encoded by the coding sequence ATGAACTACAAAATTGCATTATTAAAAGGGGACGGAATTGGTCCAGAAATCGTTGATGAAGCGGTAAAAGTTTTGAATAAAATTGGAGAGAAATTTGGGCATAAATTTGAGTATACGCAAGGATATTTGGGAGGAGAATCTATTGATAAATATGGGATTCCTTATTCTGAAGAAACTGCGAAAATTTGTAAAGAAAGTGACTCGATTTTGTTGGGATCAGTTGGAGGGCCTAAATGGGATAATGTTGAACCTGATAAAAGACCTGAAAAAGGGCTTCTTGCGATAAGAAAAGACTTGGGAGTTTACACAAATTTAAGACCAGCGGTTTTGTTTAAACAATTGAAAAGTGCTAGTCCATTGAAGGATGAAATAATTGGAGAAGGGCTAGATGTAATGATAGTTAGAGAGCTTACAGGAGGAATTTATTTTGGACCTAGAGAATATTCTGATGAAAAAGCTGTTGACACATTGCCATATACAAAAGGGGAAATTGAAAGAATTGCAAAAAAAGCATTTGAAATTGCAAAATTAAGAGGGAAAAAAATTACAAGTGTGGATAAACATAATGTTTTAGATACTTCAAAATTGTGGAGAAAAACAGTAAATGAACTTGCAAAAGATTATCCAGAAGTGGAAGTTTCACACATGTATGTGGATAATGCTGCAATGCAATTAATTGCAAATCCAAGACAATTTGATGTAATTTTAACAGACAATATGTTTGGAGATATTTTATCAGATGAAGCTTCAATGCTTACAGGATCTTTAGGAATGTTGCCATCAGCAAGTTTAGGAGACGGAAAAGTTGGACTTTATGAGCCAAGCCACGGTTCAGCACCAGACATTGCAGGACAAAATATAGCAAATCCAATTGCAACAATTTTATCAGCAGCAATGATGTTAAGATACGCATTTAACTTGACAAAAGAAGCAGATGCAATTGAAAAAGCAATCGAAGAAGTGTTGGAAGATGGATTCAGAACAGTAGATATTTATACTGATGGAATGAAAAAAGTTGGAACGGCTGAAATGGGAACTGAAATTGCTAATAGAATATAA
- a CDS encoding ABC transporter ATP-binding protein has product MEEILHYENITFRREGREILKGVDWHINKGENWALLGLNGSGKSTLLGMIPAYTFPTSGEVRVFGHKFGNYAWTKIRDRVGFVSSTLNNFLSTLNSQKLKDIVISGKFNSIGIYQEVTDEDRKKAEKIIEDFGITYIKDKYFATLSQGEQRRTLLARAFMNEPDLLILDEPCSGLDVKSREYLLSVLEKNSKNENAIPFIYVTHQIEEVIPAITHVTLLKDGKVFAKGRKKDILTDEVLSEMFEMPVKVVWENDRPWLIVK; this is encoded by the coding sequence ATGGAAGAAATTTTACATTACGAAAACATAACTTTCAGACGAGAAGGAAGAGAAATTTTAAAAGGTGTTGACTGGCACATAAATAAAGGAGAAAACTGGGCTTTGTTAGGATTAAATGGTTCTGGGAAATCTACCCTTTTGGGAATGATTCCAGCCTACACTTTTCCAACTTCAGGAGAAGTGCGAGTTTTTGGGCATAAATTTGGAAATTATGCTTGGACAAAAATTCGAGATAGAGTTGGTTTTGTGAGTTCTACTTTGAATAATTTTTTGAGTACATTAAATTCGCAAAAATTAAAAGATATTGTAATTTCTGGGAAATTTAATTCGATTGGAATTTATCAAGAAGTGACGGATGAAGATAGGAAAAAAGCTGAAAAAATAATTGAAGATTTTGGGATAACTTACATTAAGGATAAATATTTTGCAACATTGTCACAAGGTGAGCAAAGACGGACATTACTTGCACGGGCATTTATGAATGAGCCAGATTTATTGATTTTAGACGAACCTTGTTCAGGATTGGATGTAAAATCTCGAGAATATTTATTGTCTGTTTTGGAAAAAAATTCTAAAAATGAAAATGCGATTCCATTTATTTATGTGACACATCAAATCGAGGAAGTGATTCCAGCGATAACTCATGTGACACTTTTAAAGGATGGTAAAGTTTTTGCAAAAGGTAGAAAAAAAGACATTTTGACAGATGAAGTTTTATCGGAAATGTTTGAGATGCCAGTAAAAGTTGTTTGGGAAAATGATAGACCTTGGTTGATTGTGAAGTAA
- a CDS encoding DMT family transporter, with product MDKSRKFMAVILALLAAIFYAINTPFSKILLNKISPTFMASFLYLGAGIGVGIMYLFHRKDEEKHEKLTKSDLPYTIGMIVLDIAAPIFLMIGINIGSASNASLLGNFEIVATTLIALLVFKEKVTSKLWIAIGFITISSIVLSFEGAESFKFSLGSLFVILATCCWGLENNCTRKLSDKSTYEIVTLKGFFSGGGSFIVALILGESIPEIRYISIALLLGFVAYGLSIFMYIRAQRDLGAAKTSAYYAVAPFVGTFLAFVVNGEKLTLLYFVGLIFMLIGSAFVVYDTMVKYHSHSHSHIIVHTHDGTIHTHVITHEHGHSHFISEERHEHNHEDYMNSEEHKLLHKKDKKIKNI from the coding sequence ATGGATAAAAGCAGAAAATTTATGGCAGTAATTTTAGCATTACTCGCAGCTATTTTTTATGCAATCAATACACCATTTTCTAAAATACTTTTGAATAAGATTTCGCCTACATTTATGGCATCTTTTCTATATCTAGGAGCAGGAATTGGTGTAGGTATTATGTACTTATTTCATAGAAAAGATGAGGAAAAGCATGAAAAATTAACTAAGTCAGATCTTCCATATACTATTGGAATGATTGTTCTTGATATTGCGGCACCTATATTCCTAATGATTGGTATAAATATTGGTTCAGCTTCAAATGCTTCATTGCTTGGTAATTTTGAAATTGTAGCAACAACCCTTATTGCTCTTCTAGTATTTAAGGAAAAAGTAACATCAAAGTTATGGATTGCTATTGGTTTTATTACAATATCAAGTATAGTTCTTTCATTTGAAGGAGCTGAAAGTTTCAAATTTTCTTTAGGTTCATTATTTGTAATATTAGCAACTTGTTGTTGGGGACTTGAAAATAATTGTACTAGAAAACTTTCAGATAAAAGTACTTATGAAATTGTTACTTTAAAAGGATTTTTTTCTGGTGGTGGTTCGTTTATAGTTGCTCTCATTTTAGGAGAAAGTATTCCTGAAATTAGATATATATCAATTGCTTTGTTACTTGGATTTGTAGCATATGGACTCAGTATTTTTATGTATATCAGAGCACAAAGAGATTTAGGTGCTGCAAAAACTAGTGCATATTATGCTGTAGCTCCATTTGTAGGTACTTTCTTAGCGTTTGTAGTAAATGGAGAAAAACTTACTTTGCTGTACTTTGTTGGACTTATTTTTATGTTAATTGGAAGTGCATTTGTTGTATATGATACAATGGTTAAATATCATAGTCATAGCCATTCACACATAATAGTTCATACACATGATGGGACAATACATACGCATGTTATTACTCATGAGCATGGTCATAGTCATTTTATATCAGAAGAAAGACACGAGCATAATCATGAAGACTACATGAATAGTGAAGAACATAAATTGTTACATAAAAAGGATAAAAAAATTAAAAATATATAA
- the ilvC gene encoding ketol-acid reductoisomerase, with product MAGNILGTTVYYDADCDLSKLEGKKITVLGYGSQGHAHALNLKEGGFDVTVGLRKGSKSWSAAEEAGFTVKETADAVKGADIVMILIPDELQAETYAKDIAPNLKEGAYIAFGHGFNIHFKKIVPREDISVFMVAPKGPGHLVRRTFQEGSGVPCLVAVEKDAAGDAMEVAKAWASAIGGGRSGILETTFKQETETDLFGEQVVLCGGVVELMKVGFEVLTEAGYDPVNAYFECIHEMKLIVDLIYEGGLATMRNSISNTAEYGDYITGPKIITPATKEAMRGVLKDIQSGKFADDFLADYKAGQPFLKEKREEFANHGVEKVGAELRKLMPWIKK from the coding sequence ATGGCAGGAAATATTTTAGGAACAACAGTTTACTACGATGCTGATTGCGATTTAAGTAAATTGGAAGGTAAAAAAATTACAGTTTTAGGGTATGGATCTCAAGGACATGCTCATGCATTAAATTTAAAAGAAGGTGGATTTGATGTAACTGTTGGACTTAGAAAAGGTTCTAAATCTTGGTCAGCAGCAGAAGAAGCTGGATTTACAGTAAAAGAAACTGCAGATGCTGTAAAAGGTGCTGACATCGTTATGATCTTAATTCCAGATGAATTACAAGCAGAAACTTATGCAAAAGATATCGCACCAAACTTAAAAGAAGGAGCATACATTGCATTTGGACACGGATTTAACATTCATTTCAAAAAAATTGTTCCAAGAGAAGATATAAGTGTATTTATGGTTGCACCAAAAGGACCTGGACACTTAGTAAGAAGAACTTTCCAAGAAGGAAGTGGAGTACCTTGTTTAGTAGCTGTAGAAAAAGATGCAGCAGGAGATGCTATGGAAGTAGCTAAAGCTTGGGCATCAGCAATTGGTGGAGGAAGATCAGGAATTCTAGAAACTACATTCAAACAAGAAACTGAAACTGACTTATTTGGAGAACAAGTAGTATTATGTGGTGGAGTTGTAGAACTTATGAAAGTTGGATTTGAAGTATTGACAGAAGCTGGATATGACCCAGTAAATGCTTACTTTGAATGTATTCATGAAATGAAATTGATCGTTGACTTAATCTACGAAGGTGGACTTGCGACAATGAGAAATTCTATTTCAAATACAGCTGAATATGGAGATTACATCACAGGACCAAAAATTATTACACCTGCAACTAAAGAAGCTATGAGAGGTGTTTTAAAAGACATCCAAAGTGGTAAATTTGCTGATGATTTCTTAGCAGATTACAAAGCAGGACAACCATTCTTAAAAGAAAAAAGAGAAGAGTTTGCTAATCACGGAGTGGAAAAAGTTGGAGCGGAATTAAGAAAATTAATGCCTTGGATTAAAAAATAG
- a CDS encoding AEC family transporter — protein sequence MIFLTSLTSIFGIVFIIGLGYVLRKKNWFHDSFSANISKLITNVALPASIFYSVLKYLKLEELLKLSDRLIYTFASVIIGYVVAILLIKVFKIRSGRRGVFINAVVNANTIFIGMPLNVALFGEASMPYYLMYYITNTVSIWTLGAFFVANDPIYDSENLGKKGFDWRKLLSPPLVGFVIALIFLGFRIPVPEFISSTLNYIGSIVTPLSLMYIGIVLADAGLHSIHFDRDTILALVCRFVLSAAVMMALIMLNAAVSNDFTALDRKTYMIQATAPVFAVLPILVHEAKGDVKYATNVVTTSTILFVIVIPTILSFVK from the coding sequence ATGATATTTTTAACATCACTTACGAGCATATTTGGAATAGTTTTTATTATAGGATTAGGATATGTTCTAAGAAAGAAAAATTGGTTTCATGACAGTTTTAGTGCGAATATTTCAAAATTGATAACAAATGTAGCATTACCTGCTTCAATATTTTATTCAGTTTTAAAATATTTAAAGTTAGAAGAATTATTAAAATTATCAGATAGATTAATATATACTTTTGCTTCAGTAATTATCGGTTATGTTGTTGCAATTTTATTGATAAAAGTTTTTAAAATTAGAAGTGGTAGACGAGGGGTATTTATAAATGCCGTAGTTAATGCTAATACAATTTTTATAGGAATGCCGTTAAACGTAGCTTTATTTGGTGAAGCAAGTATGCCATATTATTTGATGTACTACATTACTAATACGGTATCGATTTGGACATTGGGAGCATTTTTTGTTGCAAACGATCCTATTTATGATAGTGAAAATTTAGGGAAAAAAGGATTTGACTGGAGAAAATTGTTATCTCCACCATTAGTAGGATTTGTAATAGCATTAATATTTTTAGGATTTAGAATACCAGTTCCTGAATTTATTTCTTCGACATTGAATTATATTGGAAGTATTGTTACACCATTGTCATTGATGTATATAGGAATAGTTTTGGCAGATGCTGGACTTCATAGTATTCATTTTGATAGAGATACAATATTAGCTTTAGTTTGTAGATTTGTTTTGTCAGCAGCTGTGATGATGGCATTAATAATGTTAAATGCTGCTGTTTCAAATGATTTTACAGCTTTAGATAGAAAAACATACATGATACAAGCTACTGCACCAGTATTTGCAGTATTGCCAATTTTAGTTCACGAAGCTAAAGGAGATGTAAAATACGCTACAAATGTGGTAACAACAAGTACAATTTTATTCGTAATTGTTATACCGACAATTTTATCATTTGTAAAATAA
- a CDS encoding autotransporter domain-containing protein produces MTNNLKEFSKELKSFAKRVKDFKYTDSALITFLLTGAIGRSASVNHFSEGNDIEIQPIARNTSIKTTWGGWQYGINGFYNNWQGHYKGHGDKVKDVKYIRSTDPLYKKTVTDHSNNDNNNSINNNDNSNAGAVHANNGEIITMNKTSLSSTPDVSIIGGIDSQTNKYTKFGLLAENGGVINAQKNWIKVTDSPMNTVSINNAKIDLEGSKVEYKGKGYALYTDSTSSSTNAINMKDATLVLDGKAIGYVFDQARPNVVNFNNTNIDVLSDDVVIADLRNSVTPIVIDIENKAGNDSLKSQLLRGNNVNITSSNGKTNYKYALVDDATIQIKSAVDKANLISDSDSEVFTKRSLYQNSRLHVEAFGSVKAELNTAQMNAIDDRFLAPVGLAIAGSSKSVDNSTTEIGNKGKVFVDRTDAGQGGIGFLADYGWLNNYNAGKLEVEYSSVPGVTVTPNDGAVGMYGTNNSNMVSSGPIRVGGKNSFGILGLSYKIDSSTGLAIDPSNEPYFNSALHRENFGKIDIMNLPWGEISMYGDGAVGIFTKNNSIDPTIKSIPSTSKAWLVGVNEGTITIYGNNHAIGMGSNFGAVTNYEGEDPNTHVVQSGIINVLGTQSFGMYGTNNTDLKNFAIINVAPTSPGNESIGMYGDDPETKVYMLEFENGSRIVRDSIINIGQSSYGIFARNIEMNGGTINVGNDGVGIYSQGPDVDLTGGKIIVANNNAVGIYIDDATVAPKPTIVKGNLDMKVGTDSVGYLITASNTKTDIKTKAPNDIHIGENSVYIYSKAPQSLGGKIETESKLVTDGSNSYGIYSSQDFVNRGDINLKSGAGNIGIYSSQGIGQNYGTIEVGPSNVATGKYGVGMATGSGTVENYGNINVTENNSVGMYASGSSAKAINRGTINLKGDDTVGMYIDNHATGENYGTIQTTPTASGTGTGIKGVVVKNGGIIKNYGIIKIVGSGNTGVYTDVASAYQIQGGSSNTSTNASSLGTAVSMTVAEKSVVKTPAHPSPVSIPIPAVQVEPLIDDGNVILPQVPGRNLPGDNHNYVINDSSVEMYVDTSGINHTNPIQGLSNLSGITDINLIMGTEVTNSLNAKAIQIGDNILQPYNNTLGSDIPTGAKVNADSASLTWKAYLVESGNVTAPIKTVYMIKIPYTNFANENDTDNRNFLDGLEQRYGVEDVNSREKQIFNRLNDIRKDETHIFKQAVNEMKGYEYSNTQQRINATGNELDKEIGYLQKDWENSFDKNDKINLFGMRDQYKTDTAGVVDYDSDAYGVAYVHEGKTSKTGNDSGWYAGAVTNQFKFKDLGKSTEQDTMIKAGIFKTIWPKNDQNSSLKWIISGDVFGGINSMHRKFWVVDDTFESKANYYTYGAALKNELGYDIRLSEKIHLRPYGALKMEYGRFTDIKEDNGQINLEVKGNDYFSVKPEIGAEFKYIQPLSVNTNLSVGLSAAYENELGKLNRLNQARVRYTTADWYNLRNEKEDRKGNGKFDLNFGIDSVRFGLTANLGYDTKGKNIRGGLGFKMSY; encoded by the coding sequence ATGACAAACAATTTAAAGGAATTTAGTAAAGAATTAAAATCGTTTGCTAAAAGAGTAAAAGATTTTAAATATACAGATTCAGCACTTATCACATTTTTATTAACTGGTGCAATAGGAAGAAGTGCGTCAGTTAATCACTTTTCAGAAGGAAATGATATTGAAATTCAGCCAATAGCGAGAAATACTTCAATTAAAACAACTTGGGGAGGTTGGCAATATGGAATAAATGGATTTTACAATAATTGGCAAGGACATTACAAGGGGCATGGAGATAAAGTAAAAGATGTTAAATATATTAGGAGTACAGATCCTTTATATAAAAAAACAGTGACAGATCATAGCAATAATGATAACAACAACAGTATTAATAACAACGATAACAGTAATGCTGGAGCAGTTCATGCAAATAATGGTGAAATAATAACAATGAACAAAACTTCCCTCTCTTCAACGCCAGATGTTTCCATAATAGGTGGAATAGATTCTCAAACTAATAAATATACAAAATTCGGACTTCTCGCTGAAAATGGTGGTGTCATTAATGCACAAAAAAACTGGATAAAAGTGACAGATAGTCCAATGAATACGGTTTCAATCAATAATGCAAAAATTGATTTAGAAGGTAGCAAAGTAGAATATAAAGGAAAGGGGTACGCACTATATACTGATAGTACAAGTAGTTCTACAAATGCAATTAATATGAAAGATGCGACATTGGTTTTAGACGGAAAAGCCATTGGATACGTTTTTGATCAAGCTAGACCAAATGTTGTAAATTTTAACAATACTAATATTGATGTGCTTTCTGATGATGTAGTGATTGCAGATTTACGAAATTCTGTAACACCTATTGTTATAGATATAGAAAATAAGGCTGGTAATGATAGCTTGAAAAGTCAGTTGCTTAGGGGAAATAATGTAAATATTACAAGTTCAAATGGAAAAACAAATTATAAATATGCTTTGGTGGATGATGCTACAATTCAAATAAAATCAGCAGTTGATAAGGCAAATTTAATAAGTGATTCAGATAGCGAGGTATTTACAAAAAGATCATTGTACCAAAATTCAAGATTGCATGTGGAGGCATTTGGTTCAGTAAAAGCTGAATTAAATACGGCTCAAATGAATGCGATAGACGATAGATTTTTAGCACCAGTGGGACTTGCAATTGCTGGAAGTTCAAAATCAGTTGATAATAGTACAACAGAAATTGGTAATAAAGGTAAAGTTTTTGTTGACAGAACAGATGCTGGACAAGGTGGAATAGGATTTTTAGCTGATTATGGTTGGCTTAATAATTATAATGCTGGTAAATTAGAAGTAGAGTATAGTAGTGTGCCAGGTGTAACAGTAACACCTAATGATGGAGCAGTTGGAATGTATGGAACAAATAATTCAAATATGGTAAGTTCTGGTCCAATACGTGTTGGTGGTAAAAACTCATTTGGAATTTTGGGACTTTCGTATAAAATAGACTCTTCTACAGGTTTAGCTATAGATCCATCTAATGAACCTTATTTTAATAGTGCTTTACATCGAGAAAATTTTGGGAAAATAGATATTATGAATTTACCATGGGGAGAAATTTCAATGTATGGTGATGGAGCAGTTGGAATATTTACAAAAAATAACAGTATCGATCCGACAATAAAATCTATTCCATCTACATCTAAAGCCTGGCTTGTCGGTGTAAATGAAGGGACTATTACAATATATGGAAATAATCATGCAATTGGAATGGGATCTAATTTTGGTGCTGTTACAAATTATGAAGGTGAAGATCCTAATACCCATGTCGTTCAATCTGGAATAATTAATGTACTTGGTACACAATCATTTGGAATGTATGGAACAAATAATACTGATTTGAAAAATTTTGCGATAATAAATGTTGCTCCAACTTCTCCTGGAAATGAATCGATAGGAATGTATGGAGATGATCCAGAAACAAAAGTATATATGTTGGAATTTGAGAATGGAAGTAGAATAGTAAGAGACAGTATAATAAATATTGGACAATCTTCATATGGTATTTTTGCTAGAAACATAGAAATGAATGGTGGTACGATAAATGTAGGAAATGACGGAGTAGGAATTTACTCTCAAGGACCAGATGTCGATCTTACTGGAGGAAAAATTATTGTAGCAAATAACAATGCAGTAGGAATATACATTGACGATGCTACTGTAGCTCCAAAACCTACGATTGTTAAAGGAAATTTAGATATGAAAGTTGGGACGGATTCAGTTGGATATTTGATAACAGCTTCAAATACTAAGACGGATATAAAAACAAAAGCACCGAATGATATTCATATAGGAGAAAATTCAGTTTACATCTATTCAAAAGCACCACAAAGTTTAGGTGGAAAAATTGAAACAGAATCAAAACTTGTGACAGATGGAAGCAACAGCTATGGAATCTATTCATCTCAAGATTTTGTAAATCGTGGAGATATTAATTTGAAATCAGGAGCTGGAAATATTGGAATTTATTCATCTCAAGGAATTGGACAAAATTATGGAACAATTGAAGTTGGTCCAAGTAATGTGGCAACTGGAAAATATGGAGTTGGAATGGCAACAGGAAGTGGAACAGTAGAAAATTATGGAAATATCAATGTTACAGAAAATAACAGTGTTGGAATGTATGCTTCAGGTTCTAGTGCAAAAGCAATAAACAGAGGAACTATTAATTTGAAAGGCGATGATACAGTTGGAATGTACATTGACAATCATGCTACTGGAGAAAATTATGGAACAATTCAGACAACGCCAACTGCAAGTGGAACTGGAACTGGAATAAAAGGTGTAGTCGTCAAAAATGGAGGAATTATTAAAAATTATGGAATAATAAAAATTGTTGGAAGTGGTAATACTGGGGTGTATACTGACGTAGCCAGTGCATACCAAATTCAAGGAGGAAGCAGTAATACTTCAACAAACGCATCTTCACTTGGAACGGCAGTTAGTATGACAGTAGCAGAAAAATCAGTAGTAAAAACACCAGCGCATCCAAGTCCAGTATCAATACCGATACCGGCTGTACAAGTTGAACCATTAATAGATGATGGAAATGTAATTTTGCCACAAGTACCAGGAAGAAATTTACCAGGTGATAATCATAATTATGTAATAAATGATTCAAGTGTAGAAATGTATGTGGATACTTCAGGAATAAATCATACAAATCCTATACAAGGTTTGAGTAATTTATCAGGAATTACAGACATAAATTTAATAATGGGAACAGAAGTTACTAATTCTTTAAATGCAAAAGCGATCCAAATAGGAGATAATATTTTACAACCATACAACAATACTTTAGGAAGCGATATACCAACTGGAGCTAAGGTAAATGCAGATTCAGCAAGTTTGACTTGGAAAGCATATTTAGTAGAATCAGGAAATGTGACAGCACCGATAAAAACTGTATATATGATAAAAATTCCTTATACTAATTTTGCAAATGAAAATGATACCGATAATAGAAATTTCTTAGATGGACTTGAACAAAGATATGGTGTTGAAGATGTCAATTCTAGAGAAAAACAAATTTTTAATAGATTAAATGATATAAGAAAAGATGAAACACACATATTTAAACAAGCTGTAAATGAAATGAAAGGTTACGAATATTCGAATACTCAGCAACGAATTAATGCGACTGGAAATGAATTAGACAAGGAAATTGGATATTTACAGAAAGATTGGGAAAATTCATTTGACAAAAATGACAAGATTAATCTATTTGGAATGAGAGATCAGTATAAAACAGATACAGCTGGAGTTGTGGACTATGACAGTGATGCCTATGGAGTAGCTTATGTTCACGAAGGCAAAACATCCAAAACTGGAAATGATTCTGGATGGTATGCTGGAGCAGTTACAAATCAATTTAAGTTTAAAGATTTAGGAAAATCGACTGAACAAGATACAATGATTAAAGCTGGAATATTTAAAACAATATGGCCAAAAAATGATCAAAATAGTTCATTAAAATGGATAATTTCAGGAGATGTATTTGGTGGAATAAATAGTATGCACCGTAAATTCTGGGTTGTAGATGATACATTTGAGTCTAAAGCTAATTATTACACCTATGGAGCAGCTTTAAAAAATGAATTAGGCTATGATATAAGATTGTCTGAAAAAATTCATTTGCGACCTTATGGAGCTTTAAAAATGGAATATGGACGATTTACAGACATAAAAGAAGATAATGGTCAAATAAACTTGGAAGTTAAAGGAAATGATTATTTCTCAGTTAAGCCTGAAATTGGAGCGGAGTTTAAATATATTCAACCATTGTCAGTAAATACCAATTTATCAGTCGGGCTTTCGGCAGCATATGAAAATGAACTTGGAAAACTTAATAGATTAAATCAGGCTAGAGTTCGTTATACTACAGCAGATTGGTATAATTTGAGAAATGAAAAGGAAGATAGAAAAGGAAATGGAAAATTTGACTTAAATTTTGGAATTGATAGTGTAAGATTTGGATTAACAGCGAATTTAGGATATGATACTAAAGGTAAAAATATTAGAGGCGGACTAGGATTTAAGATGAGTTATTAA
- a CDS encoding 5'-methylthioadenosine/adenosylhomocysteine nucleosidase, which yields MIGIIGAVDQEAIEIKKEMTDVTQEEIGGISFYKGKLCEKDIVFVQSGIGKVNAALTATLLINIFDVEKVIFSGVAGSLNKELNVGDIVIGTDVVQHDVDATEFGYKLGQIPQMKEWAFEGDKELIEKVKSLRESKERLFFGRILTGDQFVSKKDVKISLGSDFSALCVDMESGAVAQVCTRLGKGFLIIRSISDSITDESGMEYNKFVELAAKNSKKLVKEILR from the coding sequence ATGATAGGAATAATCGGTGCTGTAGATCAGGAAGCGATTGAGATAAAAAAAGAAATGACAGATGTTACTCAAGAAGAAATTGGAGGGATATCATTTTATAAAGGAAAACTTTGCGAAAAAGATATTGTTTTTGTGCAATCTGGGATTGGGAAGGTGAATGCGGCTTTGACTGCGACACTTTTGATTAATATATTTGATGTAGAAAAGGTTATTTTTTCTGGGGTTGCTGGGTCGCTTAATAAGGAATTGAATGTTGGAGATATTGTTATTGGAACAGATGTTGTTCAGCATGATGTTGATGCGACTGAGTTTGGATACAAATTAGGGCAAATTCCTCAAATGAAAGAGTGGGCATTTGAAGGAGATAAAGAGTTAATTGAAAAGGTAAAATCGCTTAGGGAGAGCAAGGAAAGATTGTTTTTTGGAAGAATTTTGACAGGTGATCAGTTTGTGAGTAAAAAAGATGTGAAAATTTCGTTGGGAAGTGATTTTTCAGCACTTTGTGTGGATATGGAAAGTGGAGCTGTGGCACAAGTTTGTACAAGATTAGGAAAAGGATTTTTAATAATTAGATCGATTTCTGATTCAATAACAGATGAGTCAGGAATGGAATACAACAAATTTGTAGAATTAGCTGCAAAAAATTCAAAAAAATTAGTGAAGGAAATTTTAAGATAA